The Nocardioides humi genome includes a region encoding these proteins:
- a CDS encoding DUF7064 domain-containing protein, with translation MSNRSYEKFHDEIIRPEEAAGLPERFFDRFVFNVHRTDATTPSILFGLGLHPVRDTVDGFTILSTATEQRNVRYSTELSASAPGTCGPFSYTVLAPNQTWRVALADNPTGLTFDLLWEARTPAWWGDIDVTNSSGETTSFSHLFQSGWVSGTVAVDGEEHKVERWYSQRDRSRGVRTMAGGQGLHIWYQAQFEDRSVGFLLVETREGGRILLEGAVMHTDGTLDEIVDVRHDLVFDDQLDLRSGRVQVTTASGAVYPIDTDASAGGGYMAGGGYGGHHGKALGRDHLESDVYPLDGSVTQRTLDSSLTDRLCSFDWEGRPGSGIFEFALTRSSSYRYRPTLD, from the coding sequence ATGAGCAATCGCTCGTACGAGAAGTTCCACGACGAGATCATCCGTCCCGAGGAGGCCGCCGGCCTGCCCGAGCGCTTCTTCGACCGCTTCGTCTTCAACGTGCACCGCACCGACGCGACGACGCCGTCGATCCTCTTCGGACTCGGCCTGCACCCGGTGCGCGACACCGTGGACGGGTTCACGATCCTCTCGACGGCGACCGAGCAACGCAATGTGCGCTACTCGACCGAGCTGTCCGCCAGCGCGCCCGGGACCTGCGGACCGTTCAGCTACACCGTGCTCGCGCCCAACCAGACCTGGCGGGTCGCCCTGGCCGACAACCCCACCGGGCTGACCTTCGACCTGCTCTGGGAGGCGCGCACCCCCGCCTGGTGGGGGGACATCGACGTCACGAACTCCTCGGGGGAGACGACGTCGTTCTCGCACCTGTTCCAGTCCGGCTGGGTCTCCGGCACGGTCGCCGTCGACGGCGAGGAGCACAAGGTCGAGCGCTGGTACAGCCAGCGCGACCGCTCCCGCGGCGTGCGCACCATGGCCGGCGGGCAGGGCCTGCACATCTGGTACCAGGCCCAGTTCGAGGACCGCTCCGTCGGCTTCCTGCTCGTCGAGACCCGCGAGGGCGGCCGGATCCTCCTGGAGGGCGCGGTCATGCACACCGACGGCACGCTCGACGAGATCGTCGACGTACGTCACGACCTGGTCTTCGACGACCAGCTCGACCTCAGGTCCGGACGGGTCCAGGTCACCACCGCGTCCGGTGCGGTCTACCCGATCGACACCGACGCCTCCGCCGGCGGCGGCTACATGGCCGGCGGCGGGTACGGCGGTCACCACGGCAAGGCGCTGGGTCGGGACCATCTCGAGAGCGACGTCTACCCGCTCGACGGGTCGGTCACCCAGCGCACGCTCGACTCCTCGCTGACCGACCGGCTCTGCTCGTTCGACTGGGAGGGGCGGCCGGGATCCGGCATCTTCGAGTTCGCGCTGACCCGGTCGTCGTCGTACCGCTATCGGCCGACGCTGGACTGA
- a CDS encoding ABC transporter ATP-binding protein, translated as MSSVLAFDGVRAYYDDALILDGLDLEVAEGESFALLGPNGVGKTTSLNTMFGIAHLRGGAITIGGRRLRGRAPHEAAALGAALVPQGRWILSSLTVEENLVVGSAPRRKGPWGLAAVYEMFPDLAERRGSLGTHLSGGQQQMLAIGRALMSNPTVLLLDEPSEGLAPVVIDLLGDCLAGLKAAGTSMLLIEQRLDLVTRLADRYAVLLKGETVAEGRIEETTTETLRELVGV; from the coding sequence ATGAGCAGCGTCCTGGCCTTCGACGGCGTGCGCGCCTACTACGACGACGCCCTGATCCTCGACGGTCTGGACCTCGAGGTCGCGGAGGGCGAGTCCTTCGCCCTGCTCGGTCCCAACGGAGTCGGCAAGACCACCAGTCTCAACACGATGTTCGGCATCGCGCACCTGCGTGGCGGAGCGATCACCATCGGCGGCAGGCGACTGCGTGGCCGGGCGCCGCACGAGGCCGCCGCCCTCGGGGCGGCCCTGGTGCCGCAGGGGCGCTGGATCCTGTCGTCGCTGACGGTCGAGGAGAACCTCGTGGTCGGCTCCGCGCCCCGGCGCAAGGGACCGTGGGGCCTCGCAGCCGTCTACGAGATGTTCCCCGACCTGGCGGAGCGCCGCGGCTCGCTCGGCACGCATCTGAGCGGCGGACAGCAGCAGATGCTCGCCATCGGCCGGGCGCTGATGTCGAACCCGACCGTCCTGCTCCTCGACGAGCCGTCCGAAGGACTCGCGCCCGTCGTCATCGATCTTCTCGGGGACTGCCTCGCCGGCCTCAAGGCGGCAGGGACGTCGATGCTGCTGATCGAGCAGCGCCTGGACCTCGTCACTCGTCTCGCCGACCGGTACGCCGTACTGCTCAAGGGGGAGACGGTCGCCGAGGGCCGCATCGAAGAGACCACGACCGAGACGCTGCGCGAGCTCGTCGGGGTCTGA
- a CDS encoding branched-chain amino acid ABC transporter permease, whose protein sequence is MSGQPTVAATLRRRNRAARWQAVAWAGLAAAGLGAPWVVSLYQLQLAQQAVVLGLLALSIGWLLRQTGQLSFGHAAFYGIAGYATSYVAQEADLPIGLTLAAGVACGTVAAFVVGLVTIRVPGIAFAMLTLAIGMLVWVAGGQLHSITRGSDGLNVQLKGTLLGKDVVMYGNPVDAWPLVWGVLMTVVAALWALSRTMWGRRLASIRDNAERMRFSGYATYWPRVLAFTVSGAVAGVAGTLNLVTTSFISLSALFWSTSGIALIVAVIGGVRSVLGPPLGAVLFVVLQSYLAGSGNHYQAVIGLVLIVVVLVAPGGCVELLERGFEAARSRLPSRSRKEPDPSPSPSRPRRPPCCSSMTCPSPTAA, encoded by the coding sequence GTGAGCGGGCAGCCGACCGTCGCCGCGACCCTGCGCAGGCGCAACCGCGCGGCCCGCTGGCAGGCGGTCGCCTGGGCGGGCCTCGCGGCGGCGGGGCTGGGCGCACCCTGGGTCGTCTCCCTCTACCAGCTCCAGCTGGCTCAGCAGGCCGTGGTGCTGGGCCTGCTCGCCCTCAGCATCGGCTGGCTGCTGCGCCAGACCGGTCAGCTCAGCTTCGGGCACGCGGCGTTCTACGGCATCGCCGGCTACGCCACGTCGTACGTCGCCCAGGAGGCGGACCTGCCGATCGGCCTGACCCTGGCGGCGGGTGTCGCCTGCGGCACCGTCGCGGCGTTCGTGGTCGGACTGGTGACCATCAGGGTGCCCGGCATCGCCTTCGCGATGCTCACGCTCGCCATCGGGATGCTGGTCTGGGTCGCCGGCGGTCAGCTCCACTCGATCACGCGCGGCTCCGACGGCCTGAACGTGCAGCTCAAGGGCACCCTGCTCGGCAAGGACGTCGTGATGTACGGGAACCCGGTCGACGCGTGGCCGCTGGTGTGGGGCGTGCTGATGACGGTCGTCGCGGCGCTCTGGGCGCTGAGCCGCACCATGTGGGGCCGGCGGCTCGCGTCGATCCGCGACAACGCCGAGCGGATGCGCTTCTCCGGATACGCCACCTACTGGCCGCGGGTGCTGGCCTTCACCGTCTCGGGCGCCGTCGCCGGCGTCGCAGGAACGCTCAACCTGGTGACGACCAGCTTCATCTCGCTCTCGGCGCTGTTCTGGTCGACGTCGGGCATCGCGCTCATCGTCGCGGTGATCGGCGGCGTGCGCAGCGTCCTCGGGCCCCCGCTCGGCGCGGTCCTGTTCGTCGTGCTGCAGAGCTACCTCGCCGGCAGCGGCAATCACTACCAGGCGGTGATCGGACTGGTGCTGATCGTGGTGGTCCTGGTCGCGCCCGGCGGCTGTGTCGAGCTGCTGGAGCGCGGTTTCGAGGCAGCGCGGAGCCGCCTCCCGTCGCGGTCCCGGAAGGAACCGGACCCGTCCCCGTCCCCGTCCCGCCCCAGGAGGCCGCCGTGCTGCAGCTCGATGACCTGTCCTTCGCCTACGGCAGCGTGA
- a CDS encoding branched-chain amino acid ABC transporter permease translates to MLVQVLNGLAFGVLLLVLSSGLALIFGLRGVVNFAHGAIYMLAAYVALSISDRTSFWVALVTVPILLAVAGLLVDRFGLRFLVGRSPLDMVLLTFGITFVVADVVQTFWGTHARTIDPPRVLAGSTDLGFATYPTYRLFVIATGLLVCAGLVAWLKLSRTGLFVRASGDDRVTAGAMGINVDRVSATVVALGFGLAGLAGVLAGPYLTLSPSMGAEILITTFIVVVVGGLGSIGGPMVAALLIGLANALATVQVPTLAAYVPYLLMLVVLLLRPQGIAGRRTAL, encoded by the coding sequence ATGCTCGTCCAGGTGCTGAACGGTCTCGCGTTCGGCGTCCTCCTGCTCGTCCTCTCCTCGGGACTGGCGTTGATCTTCGGACTCCGGGGCGTCGTCAACTTCGCCCACGGCGCCATCTACATGCTCGCGGCGTACGTCGCCCTCTCGATCTCGGACCGGACGTCGTTCTGGGTCGCGCTGGTCACCGTGCCGATCCTGCTCGCGGTGGCCGGCCTCCTCGTCGATCGCTTCGGCCTCCGCTTCCTGGTCGGCCGCAGCCCGCTCGACATGGTGCTGCTGACCTTCGGCATCACATTCGTCGTCGCCGACGTCGTGCAGACCTTCTGGGGCACGCACGCCCGGACCATCGATCCTCCCCGGGTGCTCGCCGGGAGCACCGACCTGGGGTTCGCGACCTATCCGACCTACCGGCTGTTCGTCATCGCCACAGGCCTCCTGGTCTGCGCCGGTCTGGTCGCGTGGCTCAAGCTGTCGCGCACCGGCCTGTTCGTCCGGGCATCCGGCGACGACCGGGTGACGGCGGGGGCGATGGGCATCAACGTCGACCGGGTCAGCGCGACCGTCGTGGCGCTGGGCTTCGGGCTGGCCGGGCTGGCCGGAGTCCTCGCCGGCCCCTACCTGACCCTGTCGCCCTCGATGGGGGCGGAGATCCTGATCACCACGTTCATCGTGGTCGTCGTCGGCGGTCTCGGCAGCATCGGCGGGCCGATGGTCGCCGCGCTCCTGATCGGCCTCGCCAACGCCCTGGCGACGGTGCAGGTGCCGACCCTGGCCGCGTACGTGCCCTACCTGCTGATGCTCGTGGTGCTGCTCCTGCGGCCCCAGGGCATCGCAGGACGGAGGACGGCGCTGTGA
- a CDS encoding SDR family NAD(P)-dependent oxidoreductase, producing MAQQGRTAGEFSGQRVVVAGGTSGVGLATGIAYALAGCTDLVLVGRDEMRGKRAVEAVLDRAPGARVEFVAADLNTAEGALDAAATARRLLGGIDVLVCSTVAPYQPTLLHDIAIEQLRDVLVEQALGPLLMTRAVLPYMREAGAGAIVNIASDAAKVPTPGETGIGAAMAAIVTFSQTLAVEAKRDGIRVNVLTPSLIVNTASYDRAMAQEFSRRIFDKITRQAALGLTEPEDLAEAALFLTSPRSRRITGQVVSVNGGISVA from the coding sequence ATGGCGCAGCAGGGCCGGACGGCAGGCGAGTTCAGCGGACAGCGGGTGGTCGTCGCCGGAGGCACCTCGGGCGTCGGCCTGGCGACGGGCATCGCGTACGCGCTCGCCGGGTGCACCGATCTCGTCCTGGTCGGACGCGACGAGATGCGCGGCAAGCGGGCCGTCGAGGCGGTGCTCGACCGTGCCCCGGGTGCGCGGGTCGAGTTCGTCGCGGCCGATCTCAACACCGCGGAGGGGGCGCTCGACGCCGCGGCCACCGCGCGGCGCCTGCTCGGAGGCATCGACGTGCTCGTCTGCTCCACGGTGGCGCCCTACCAGCCGACCCTGTTGCACGACATCGCGATCGAGCAGCTGCGTGACGTGCTGGTCGAGCAGGCTCTGGGACCGCTCCTCATGACCCGGGCCGTCCTGCCGTACATGCGCGAGGCGGGAGCCGGCGCCATCGTCAACATCGCGAGCGACGCCGCCAAGGTGCCGACGCCCGGGGAGACCGGCATCGGTGCGGCGATGGCGGCGATCGTGACCTTCTCGCAGACCCTCGCCGTCGAGGCCAAACGCGACGGGATCCGGGTCAACGTGCTCACCCCGTCGCTCATCGTCAACACGGCGTCGTACGACCGGGCGATGGCCCAGGAGTTCAGCAGGCGCATCTTCGACAAGATCACCCGGCAGGCGGCGCTCGGCCTCACCGAGCCGGAGGACCTCGCCGAGGCGGCGCTGTTCCTGACCTCGCCCCGGTCCCGTCGGATCACCGGCCAGGTCGTGAGCGTGAACGGGGGGATCTCCGTTGCCTGA
- a CDS encoding enoyl-CoA hydratase/isomerase family protein codes for MTAIEENTAVKIDFPDLQELTFEVLPGDIGVLRINRPDRMNSQTIRMFGEYGEAALALRDAPLRALIVTGSGTRAFCAGFDLDEIHEITEMGVREFLKFQETATGGIQGIHFLPFPVIAAVHGPATGGGLALALAADIRLCDPAAKFSAAFVKVGLSVGELGTSYHLTRLVGPAKAADIGYTARIVGAEEAERIGLVNRVVPTDELFAAAVELAEQISRNSPAGVRMSKRAIQRNMEITSYAAALELENRGQALMTRTEDMPEALAAFKEKRAPRFTGE; via the coding sequence ATGACCGCGATCGAGGAGAACACTGCCGTGAAGATCGACTTCCCCGACCTCCAGGAGCTCACCTTCGAGGTGCTGCCCGGCGACATCGGGGTGCTGCGGATCAACCGGCCCGACCGGATGAACAGCCAGACGATCCGGATGTTCGGCGAGTACGGCGAAGCCGCGCTCGCGCTGCGTGACGCGCCCCTGCGTGCGCTGATCGTCACCGGTTCCGGCACCCGGGCCTTCTGCGCCGGCTTCGACCTCGACGAGATCCACGAGATCACCGAGATGGGCGTGCGCGAGTTCCTCAAGTTCCAGGAGACCGCCACCGGCGGCATCCAGGGGATCCACTTCCTGCCGTTCCCGGTGATCGCCGCCGTCCACGGCCCGGCGACCGGCGGCGGCCTCGCCCTCGCCCTGGCGGCCGACATCCGGCTGTGCGATCCGGCAGCCAAGTTCAGCGCCGCATTCGTCAAGGTCGGCCTCTCGGTCGGGGAGCTCGGCACGTCGTACCACCTCACCCGGCTGGTCGGCCCCGCCAAGGCCGCCGACATCGGGTACACCGCACGGATCGTCGGTGCCGAGGAGGCCGAGCGGATCGGCCTGGTCAACCGCGTGGTGCCGACCGACGAGCTCTTCGCGGCCGCGGTCGAGCTGGCGGAGCAGATCTCGCGGAACTCCCCGGCCGGCGTGCGCATGTCGAAGCGCGCGATCCAGCGGAACATGGAGATCACGTCCTACGCCGCCGCGCTCGAGCTGGAGAACCGGGGCCAGGCGCTGATGACGCGGACCGAGGACATGCCCGAGGCGCTCGCCGCCTTCAAGGAGAAGCGCGCCCCGCGCTTCACCGGCGAGTGA
- a CDS encoding phosphotransferase family protein — protein MSDWDWSPDERRRLAAFLEAHAVTSGEVTTKPIGDGHSNLTFLVTDAAGRQTVVRRPPPPPTPPGAHDMLREARLIGALGETAVPVARLLATAEAGEVIDVHFYVMGFASGPVVTTHTPAPLDRPETRRRIGETLVDTLADLHAVDWRAAGLADFGRPEGFNARHRASLARLVADADGSPPPHFAQVDAWLQANVPPESGTAIVHNDYRIGNVVLSEERPGEIAAVLDWELATLGDPLFDLGYFLASVPGEEPYNPTERFGLAMLEDGYPGRQELAERYAARTGADLGELGWHTTLALWKLAVLYEYGHRRALRGVGDPYYADQRLVQSFLEDAHRSAGLPPPPPAPNPEESR, from the coding sequence ATGAGCGACTGGGACTGGAGCCCCGACGAGCGCCGACGGCTCGCTGCGTTCCTGGAGGCGCATGCGGTCACCTCCGGTGAGGTGACCACGAAGCCGATCGGCGACGGCCACTCCAACCTGACCTTCCTGGTCACCGACGCTGCCGGCCGGCAGACCGTCGTACGCCGGCCGCCACCGCCGCCGACGCCGCCCGGCGCGCACGACATGCTGCGCGAGGCCAGGCTGATCGGAGCGCTCGGCGAGACGGCGGTCCCGGTCGCGAGGCTGCTCGCCACGGCCGAGGCGGGCGAGGTCATCGACGTCCACTTCTACGTCATGGGCTTCGCGTCCGGGCCGGTCGTCACCACGCACACGCCCGCGCCGCTCGACCGCCCGGAGACGCGCCGCCGGATCGGCGAGACGCTCGTCGACACCCTCGCCGACCTGCACGCCGTGGACTGGCGGGCCGCCGGGCTCGCCGACTTCGGTCGTCCGGAGGGCTTCAACGCCCGGCACCGGGCCAGCCTGGCCCGGCTCGTGGCGGACGCCGACGGCAGCCCGCCCCCGCACTTCGCCCAGGTCGACGCCTGGCTGCAGGCGAACGTCCCGCCCGAGTCGGGCACCGCGATCGTCCACAACGACTACCGGATCGGCAATGTCGTGCTCTCCGAGGAGCGGCCCGGCGAGATCGCGGCGGTCCTCGACTGGGAGCTCGCCACCCTCGGCGACCCGCTGTTCGACCTCGGCTACTTCCTCGCCTCGGTCCCCGGCGAGGAGCCGTACAACCCGACCGAGCGGTTCGGGCTGGCGATGCTCGAGGACGGCTATCCCGGCCGGCAGGAGCTGGCCGAGCGCTATGCCGCCCGCACCGGCGCCGACCTCGGCGAGCTCGGCTGGCACACCACGCTGGCGCTGTGGAAGCTCGCCGTCCTCTACGAGTACGGGCACCGGCGCGCGCTGCGCGGCGTCGGCGATCCCTACTACGCGGACCAGCGCCTCGTGCAGTCCTTCCTCGAGGACGCGCACCGCTCGGCGGGACTGCCGCCGCCCCCTCCCGCCCCGAACCCTGAGGAGTCCCGATGA
- a CDS encoding enoyl-CoA hydratase/isomerase family protein, whose product MKSLDRTYETLTVEQVSPGIVVLTLNRPDRYNAMTNVMFAELERVALGLDQEDDLRVVVMTGAGAAFCAGYDLADAEHLSDLGAIGMLNQQERAARALLAVRSMRVPVIAAVNGAAAGGGLALALQADIRLAAPEAKFNAAFVRIGLTAGDLGTSWLLTRLVGPAVASDLSFTGRMVLAEEAARIGLANSVAEPGRVVDDALALAGQIVANSPGGVQLSKRALHANMEVGSYAAAIELENRGQALLTRSSDMPEALAAFKEKRRPVFKGE is encoded by the coding sequence ATGAAGAGCCTCGACCGCACGTACGAGACCCTGACCGTCGAGCAGGTGTCGCCGGGAATCGTGGTGCTCACCCTGAACCGGCCCGACCGGTACAACGCGATGACCAACGTGATGTTCGCCGAGCTGGAGCGCGTCGCCCTCGGCCTGGACCAGGAGGACGACCTGAGGGTCGTCGTCATGACCGGTGCCGGTGCGGCCTTCTGCGCCGGCTACGACCTCGCCGACGCCGAGCACCTCTCGGACCTCGGCGCCATCGGGATGCTGAACCAGCAGGAGCGCGCGGCGCGGGCGCTGCTCGCGGTCCGCTCGATGAGGGTGCCCGTGATCGCGGCGGTCAACGGCGCCGCCGCCGGCGGCGGCCTGGCGCTCGCGCTGCAGGCCGACATCCGGCTGGCCGCGCCCGAGGCGAAGTTCAACGCGGCCTTCGTCCGGATCGGCCTCACGGCGGGCGACCTCGGCACCTCGTGGCTGCTGACCCGCCTCGTCGGGCCGGCGGTGGCCAGCGACCTCTCGTTCACCGGCCGCATGGTCCTCGCCGAGGAGGCGGCACGGATCGGCCTGGCCAACAGCGTCGCCGAGCCCGGCCGCGTGGTGGACGACGCGCTCGCACTCGCCGGGCAGATCGTCGCCAACAGCCCCGGCGGCGTGCAGCTGTCCAAGCGTGCCCTCCACGCGAACATGGAGGTCGGCTCCTATGCCGCGGCGATCGAGCTCGAGAACCGCGGTCAGGCCCTGTTGACCCGCAGCTCCGACATGCCCGAGGCGCTCGCGGCGTTCAAGGAGAAGCGCCGTCCCGTGTTCAAGGGGGAGTGA
- a CDS encoding alpha/beta hydrolase: MPTTATFPSPTDGTAIATYGWGDEVAAPRGVVQIAHGIAEHGLRYDRLARALVGAGYVVRAVDHRGHGRSVGSADELGHFDFTALVADVAAFGASLCAEHPGLPLFLVAHSMGSFAAQAVILDHADQYAGVVLSGSTALDVLAAELSKAEGPVGLEAFNAGFEHRTGYEWLSRDEAEVDAYVADPLSGFDLPDDAVPQLFAGAARLGDPAALAAIRDDLPILVTSGDADPISGAGQLVQLLGQRYRDAGLTDVTVTLYPEARHEIFNETNRDAITADVVAWLDAHA; encoded by the coding sequence ATGCCGACCACCGCCACCTTCCCCTCGCCGACCGACGGCACCGCCATCGCGACGTACGGCTGGGGCGACGAGGTCGCCGCGCCGCGCGGCGTCGTCCAGATCGCCCACGGCATCGCCGAGCACGGGCTCCGCTACGACCGGCTCGCCCGGGCGCTCGTCGGGGCCGGGTACGTCGTGCGCGCGGTCGACCACCGCGGCCACGGCCGATCGGTCGGCTCGGCCGACGAGCTCGGGCACTTCGACTTCACCGCCCTGGTGGCCGACGTGGCCGCCTTCGGCGCCTCCCTGTGCGCCGAGCATCCCGGACTCCCGCTGTTCCTCGTCGCCCACTCCATGGGCTCCTTCGCCGCGCAGGCCGTGATCCTCGACCATGCCGATCAGTACGCCGGCGTGGTGCTCTCCGGCTCCACCGCGCTCGACGTGCTCGCCGCGGAGCTGTCGAAGGCCGAGGGACCGGTCGGGCTCGAGGCGTTCAACGCCGGCTTCGAGCACCGCACGGGCTACGAGTGGCTGTCCCGCGACGAGGCCGAGGTCGACGCGTACGTCGCCGACCCGCTCTCCGGCTTCGACCTCCCCGACGACGCCGTCCCCCAGCTCTTCGCCGGTGCCGCACGGCTGGGCGACCCCGCCGCTCTCGCGGCCATCCGGGACGACCTCCCGATCCTGGTGACCTCCGGCGACGCGGACCCGATCTCAGGCGCCGGCCAGCTCGTCCAACTGCTCGGCCAGCGCTACCGGGACGCCGGGCTGACCGACGTGACGGTCACGCTGTACCCCGAGGCGCGCCACGAGATCTTCAACGAGACCAACCGCGACGCGATCACCGCGGACGTCGTCGCCTGGCTCGACGCCCACGCATGA
- a CDS encoding AMP-binding protein, whose protein sequence is MPERILRRRRIRTAADVAAIEAEGGAGLPADTILDCLRHVAAQHPDKPAILQIEAPDFLQPVRTVGYARLVADVEATANLFRALAGTSPSVVGLMLPMVPEGLSALWGAQTAGVGVPVNPFLDLAPVAAILRDTGATALVTTREILEAKGGADAVRALVPTLVDVLCVDDADPRTDLASRAAEHGDGLAFVPDPDPWRDALVMPTGGTTGAPKLVRLSQGGQLQVSWNVGALMGNEPDGVTAHGMPNFHCGGTISLGLRTVVFGGTLLTLTQVGFRSQQAVAAFWDIARHYRVTSLLATPTTALALLHGPGSAEGCVIRDFHVGGSAVPMELVRAFHDRFGIWLRENWGMTELHGTTTGHFGGSEQPRVGSVGRPLPFVRVKAVELDEHGRWIRDCQVGERGVLLTATPTVAAGYHDASRDDELLPSGVPGEVPAGARWASTGDVGTVDEDGYVWVFGRAKDLIIRGGHNIDPKEIEDALISHPAVRLAAAVGRPDLAKGELPIAYVQARDGVVADPEELLAHCREHVHERAAVPVEVIVIDEIPLTPVGKVAKPALRADAVRRVVGDLARSHDPSATVDLDRSGPRLAVDVTVTDPDVVEGLAQAVAGFEFATRLRIAEPVS, encoded by the coding sequence TTGCCTGAGCGGATCCTGCGCCGTCGCCGCATCCGGACCGCCGCCGACGTCGCCGCGATCGAGGCCGAGGGAGGCGCCGGCCTTCCGGCCGACACGATCCTCGACTGCCTCCGCCACGTCGCCGCGCAGCACCCCGACAAGCCGGCGATCCTCCAGATCGAGGCGCCCGACTTCCTGCAGCCCGTCCGGACCGTCGGCTACGCCCGGCTGGTCGCCGACGTCGAGGCGACGGCCAACCTCTTCCGCGCGCTCGCCGGCACCTCGCCGTCGGTCGTCGGGCTGATGCTGCCGATGGTGCCGGAGGGCCTGAGCGCCCTGTGGGGTGCGCAGACCGCCGGCGTCGGTGTGCCGGTCAACCCCTTCCTCGACCTGGCGCCCGTTGCCGCGATCCTGCGCGACACCGGGGCGACCGCGCTGGTCACGACCCGCGAGATCCTGGAGGCGAAGGGCGGCGCCGATGCGGTGCGAGCGCTCGTGCCGACGCTGGTCGACGTGCTCTGTGTCGACGACGCGGACCCCCGGACGGATCTGGCCTCGCGCGCCGCGGAGCACGGCGACGGGCTCGCCTTCGTCCCCGACCCGGACCCCTGGCGGGACGCACTGGTGATGCCCACCGGCGGTACGACGGGGGCACCGAAGCTGGTCCGGCTGTCGCAGGGCGGGCAGCTCCAGGTCAGCTGGAACGTCGGTGCCCTGATGGGCAACGAGCCGGACGGCGTGACCGCGCACGGCATGCCCAACTTCCACTGCGGCGGGACGATCTCGCTCGGCCTGCGCACCGTCGTGTTCGGCGGCACGCTGCTGACGCTGACCCAGGTGGGCTTCCGGTCCCAGCAGGCCGTCGCCGCGTTCTGGGACATCGCCCGCCACTACCGGGTGACGTCCCTGCTGGCCACGCCCACGACCGCCCTCGCGCTGTTGCACGGCCCCGGGAGCGCGGAGGGCTGCGTCATCCGCGACTTCCACGTCGGCGGGAGCGCGGTGCCGATGGAGCTGGTGCGCGCCTTCCACGACCGCTTCGGCATCTGGCTCCGCGAGAACTGGGGGATGACGGAGCTCCACGGCACGACGACGGGGCACTTCGGCGGCAGCGAGCAGCCGCGGGTCGGCTCGGTGGGTCGGCCGCTGCCCTTCGTGCGCGTCAAGGCGGTGGAGCTCGACGAGCACGGTCGCTGGATCCGCGACTGCCAGGTGGGGGAGCGCGGAGTCCTGCTCACCGCGACGCCCACGGTCGCCGCCGGCTACCACGACGCCTCCCGCGATGACGAGCTCCTCCCGTCCGGTGTGCCCGGCGAGGTGCCGGCCGGGGCCCGCTGGGCCAGCACGGGCGATGTGGGCACCGTCGACGAGGACGGCTACGTCTGGGTCTTCGGGCGGGCGAAGGACCTGATCATCCGTGGCGGTCACAACATCGACCCCAAGGAGATCGAGGACGCCCTGATCAGCCACCCGGCCGTCCGCCTCGCTGCCGCGGTCGGTCGCCCCGACCTCGCCAAGGGCGAGCTCCCGATCGCCTACGTGCAGGCCCGCGACGGTGTCGTGGCGGATCCGGAGGAGCTCCTCGCCCACTGTCGGGAGCACGTCCACGAGCGCGCCGCCGTGCCGGTCGAGGTCATCGTGATCGACGAGATCCCGCTGACCCCGGTCGGCAAGGTCGCGAAGCCGGCGCTGCGCGCCGACGCCGTCAGGCGCGTGGTCGGTGACCTCGCCCGCTCCCACGACCCCTCGGCGACGGTCGACCTGGACCGGTCCGGGCCGCGGCTCGCGGTCGACGTGACCGTCACGGATCCCGACGTGGTCGAGGGGCTCGCCCAGGCCGTCGCCGGCTTCGAGTTCGCCACCCGGCTCCGGATCGCGGAGCCGGTCTCATGA
- a CDS encoding ABC transporter ATP-binding protein, whose protein sequence is MLQLDDLSFAYGSVKAVDQVSLDVAEGSIHGLIGPNGAGKSTCIDLISGRQRPTSGSVRFRERDITRMAAPRRRHLGIARSFQRISVYPDLTVADQLDVAGRLVGEQDVDAVVAALALGPSLPLTPSEIGYGEQRRVDIALALLGAPDLVLLDEPAAGLSREESIALADHLAGLVRERGMTVVLVEHHLEVVYRVCDRLTVLEQGAVIADGRPQEVRRDPRVVEAYLGRSAA, encoded by the coding sequence GTGCTGCAGCTCGATGACCTGTCCTTCGCCTACGGCAGCGTGAAGGCCGTCGACCAGGTGTCCCTCGACGTGGCCGAGGGGTCCATCCACGGCCTGATCGGCCCCAACGGCGCCGGCAAGAGCACCTGCATCGACCTGATCTCCGGTCGGCAGCGCCCCACGAGCGGGTCGGTCCGGTTCCGTGAGCGCGACATCACCAGGATGGCCGCGCCGCGCCGCAGGCATCTCGGCATCGCCCGCTCCTTCCAGCGGATCAGCGTCTACCCGGACCTGACGGTCGCCGATCAGCTGGACGTCGCCGGACGCCTGGTCGGGGAGCAGGACGTCGACGCCGTGGTCGCCGCCCTGGCGCTCGGCCCGTCGCTCCCGCTCACCCCCTCCGAGATCGGGTACGGCGAGCAGCGGCGCGTCGACATCGCGCTGGCCCTGCTCGGAGCACCCGACCTCGTGCTCCTCGACGAGCCGGCCGCAGGCCTCTCCCGGGAGGAGAGCATCGCGCTGGCCGACCACCTCGCCGGCCTCGTGCGCGAGCGGGGCATGACGGTCGTCCTCGTCGAGCACCACCTCGAGGTGGTCTACCGGGTCTGCGACCGGCTGACGGTCCTCGAGCAGGGCGCGGTCATCGCCGACGGGAGACCGCAGGAGGTCCGGCGCGACCCGAGGGTCGTGGAGGCCTACCTCGGCCGGAGCGCGGCATGA